In the Pongo abelii isolate AG06213 chromosome 2, NHGRI_mPonAbe1-v2.0_pri, whole genome shotgun sequence genome, ctcaaactcctgacctcaggtgatctgcccaccttggcctcccaaaatgctgggattacagtcatgttccactgtgcccagccccatgtAGCCTTTCTTTAGACATAGAATCAATCAGTCCCACCCAtctctgtgtgttttcatttGAGTTTTCAAATCCAATTGGCCTAGCTTAGGTCAGGCTACCATCAATTCCCCCTTGGATCAAATAAGTGAAGAGactgtgggaggaacctggtggtgGCCACTGCAGGGATCATTGCAAGCCAGGCAAACTCTCCAGCCTGTGTCTATAGCAGCATCACTCCCTGCTGCCGATAGGTTTCAAAGTCTTGGCATTTAAGGTTCTTAGTTCTGGCATCAAAGTGCCCTTGCTTCCAGAACTCTCTCCCACCTGCCCAATTTCTCTGTTCTAAACATTCTTTGTTCGTTCCCAACTCTGCCTTTGCTTATCCCCCTCCCACGGCTCTCCTCAGGGGTGTTACTTCCTGTCTTTTAAGACCCAGTCTGGCCTCTCCTCCTACAGGAAGTCTTCCCTGAACACTCACTTGATATTTACCACAAATTTTTTAATGaccagtttcttttcctgtgctgtATGTGGTCTTGTGTCACTCAGAGTCCCAGCAGCAAACAACTGACACTCAAACGGGGCAATTTGAGGACACTTTAATAAAGGGGCTATTTACAAAGGGACTAGCAGCGTAAAGTGAGAATATCATCCCATGAGGTGAGTAACAGCAGGGATTTATTACCAGCCCAAGGTCTGAAGGGCAAAAGGGTGGGAGAAGGTGTGCTCCATACATGAGATCAATTGGGGTTTGAACAGCATGTGGATTGAACAACATAGGATGAGGAAGATGTCAGTCTCTCCATCCATTCTCACTTGTCCCAGGTCAGAGGAGTTGCTGTTCTGATCGTCAGATTTCAGAACATGGACTGGGCCACATTTACGAGCGGTTGGGGTCTCTGAGTGTTAAAAGGTCCCACACAAGCACTAGCAAGTCTACTGCTTTCCTTCCAGGCAGTGGTGGGTTGAACCAGGCTGTGGCTCACAGGGGCAGGTGCTGctctcttgcttttctttgtcCTCTTATATTCACATGTGTTTTTAGCGTGCCCATTGCTGTGGGCTTGGCCATGGTCTTCCGGAATATAATTTGAATTTTGGTTTAATGGGATGTAGGGGAATATGTAGACCTTGAGCCACACACAGCTTTACCAAAGCCCTCCATCCAAAGGAGCTAGGAATTCGCCCAGATAACAAGGTGTACCCTGTTTCCTATCTTCTGTTGCTTTCTTCCTGCGGTCACGGCCTTGCACAATTCCTGGGGATACAGATGGCATCCCCCACGTTTTGCAACACAGTTGGACAATATCGGATTTAGGCATTCCTGAGTTTCTTGCTGTAATATCAAACCTCACCTCCTTCCTAGCCCTCAGGCACACCCTCTACTGACTGAAGAACTGTGCAGAGCTAGCTCCTCTCTGCACCGCCCAACACCCCCTGGTGTTCAGATTCCCCCACTGCAACTGTCTGGGACGCTGATGCCAGCAAGTGAAGGACTCATCTGAGGTGGGGCTCATCTGACCAGGACCTGGAACTGAGCCAGGGAGAAGGTTGTCCTGTCTGAAAAAGATTGAGAGGCCTTCCTCAGTGAAAGAAAGTCTTGACTTCAAGGGGCGGCTCTTCTCATGGGCATTGGGCAGCGCCCCGTGGACTAGTTCTTGCTTAGCTAGGAGAGGTTAACCTTGAAGTAGGCAAAATTCAAGTATACAGGATTTTAAAGACATCATTAGGTATTTTCATATTCAAGCCCATATCCATATCCTTATTTATATCCATATCTAAATCTATATCTAtacgtatctttttttttgatacaggattttgttctatcacccaggatggagtgcagtggtgggatctcagctcatgcactcctagtctcaagtgatcctcttgtctcagtctccctagtagctgggactacagccatgcacccccacacccagctaatttttgtttattttttgtagagacctaggtcttgccatgttgcccaggctggtctcagcctcccaaagtgttgggattacaggcatgagccaccacgcctggcctatgtaTCTTTAATGTcaaagccttttttaaaaattatactttaagttctgggatacatgtgcagaacatgcaggtttgttacataggtttacacgtgccatggtggtttgctgcacccatcaacctgtaatctacattaaatatttctcctaacgctatccctcccctagctcccccgcccccgacaggccccagtgcatgatgttcccctccctgtgtccatgtgttctcattgttcaactcccatttatcagtgagaacatgcagtgtttggttttctgttcttgtgttagtttgctgagaatgatggtttccggcttcatccatatccctgcaaaggacatgaactcatccgttTTTATGATGAGTTTTATGAtgactgcatagcattccatggtgtatatgtgccacattttctttatccagtctatcattgatgggcatttgggttgattccaagtctttgctattgtgaacagtgctgcaataaacatacgtgtgcatgtgtctttatagtagaatgattcataatcttttgggtatatacccagtaatgggattgctgggttaaatgatatttctggttctagatccttgaggaattgccacactgtcttccacaatggttgaagaaatttacactcccaccaacagcataaaagcgttcctatttctccacattctctccagcctctgttgtttcctgactttttaatgatcaccattctaactggcatgagatggtgtctcattgtggtattgatttgcatttctctaatgaccagtgatgatgagctttttttcatatgtttgtcggCAGCATAaacttcttcttttgagaagtgtctgttcatatccttcccctactttttgatgggttgtttgtttttttcttgtaaattattaaaattctttgtagattctggatattagcccttcgtcagatggatagattgcaaaatttttctcccattctgtaggttgcctgttcactctaatgatagtttcttttgctgtgcagaagctctttagtttaattagatccgatttgtctattttggcttttgttgacattgctttttgtgttttagtcatgaagtctttgcctatgcctgtgtcctgaatggtattgcctaggttttcttccagggtttttatggttttagctcttatgtttacgtctttaatccaccttgagttaatttttgtataaggtgtaaggaaggggtccagttttagttttctgcataaggctagccagttttcccaacaccatttattaaatagggaatccttttcccattgcttgtttttgtcaggtttgtcaaagatcagatggttgtagatgtgtgacgttacttctgaggcctctattctgttccattggtctatatatctgttttggtaccagtaccgtgctgttttggttactgtagacttgtagtatagtttgaatgcAGGTGGCGTgttgcctccagttttgttctttttgcttaggattgtcttggctatagaggctctgttttggttccatatgaaatttaaagtaggtttttctaactctgtgaagaaagtcagtggtagcttggtggggaagcattgaatctataaattactttgggcaatatggctgttttcacaatattgattcttcctatccatgagcatggaatgtttttccatttgtttgtgtcctctcttatttccttgaacagtggtttgtagttcttcttgaagaggtccttcacatcccttgtaagttgtattcctaggtattttattctctttgcagcaattgtgaatgggagttcacttataatttggctctctgtttgtctattattggtgtataggaatgcttgtgatttttgcacattgattttgtatcctgagactttgctgaaattgcttatcagcttaaggagattttgggctgagatgatgcagttttctaaatagacaatcatgtcatctgcaaacagagacaatttgacttcctcatttctgaattgaataccctttatttctttctcttgcctgattgtcctggccagaacttccaatactatgttgaataggagtggtgagagagggcatccttgtcttgtgccagttttcaaagggaatgcttccagcttttgcctgttcagtatgatattggctgtgggtttgccataaatagctcttattttgagacattccgtcaatacctagtttattgagagtttttagcatgaaggcgtgttgaattttattgaaggccttttctgcatctattgagataatcatgtgatttttgtcactggttctgtttatgtgatggattacgtttattgatttgtgtatgttgaaccagtcttgcatcccagggatgaagccgacttgatcatgatggataagctttttgatgtgctgctggattcggtttgccagtattttattgaggatttgtgcatcgatattcatcagagatattgcctgaaattttctttttttgttgtgtctctgccaggttttggtatcagaatgatgctggcctcataaaatgagttagggagaattccctctttttctattgatgggaatagttccagaaggaatggtaccagctcctctttgtacctctgatagaatttgactgtgaatccatctggtcctgggctttttaaggttggtaggctattaattacttcctaaatttcagaacttgttattggtctattcttgattcgacttcttcctggttcagtgttgggagggtgtatgagcccaggaatttatcaatttcttctagattttctagtttatttgtgtagaggtgtttacagtattctctgatggtagtttgtatttctgtgggatcagtggtggtctcccctttatcattttttattgtgtctatttgattcttctctctttttttctttattagtctggctagcggtctattctgtcgatcttttcaaaaaaccagcgcctggattcattgatttttttgaagggtttttcatgtctctttgtTCATTGAAGACCTGCAGTTCAGTCCTGTCAATTCATGTGAGCCTATGTGGATCTCAGAGAGCTGAAACTTGGGGGCTTGGATTTGCCAGCAGTATGCTGAACTAGCAGAATTCATGGGATGTAAACTTTACTTTTGTCCCTCACTCTTTAAACTGAATTAGAGGCTGAAGTTCGTCTATACTTGAATCCCTGAATGAAAATTCCGGCAGTCCCACGGCTTTCGTCATTATGCTTAGGTACAAAAAATCCCAGGATAATTTGAGGTCACAAAAGAACAATTTCAATTCAAAAATTAAGAAGCTGATCCCCATATAATAGTCAAAACTCTATTTGATTTCACACTGAAATCTTCCCCACTTTCCCAGCTCACCCAGGTGGCTGAGAGATAACCACTTGTGGGAGAGAGGAGCGGGGCACAACCCTGTCTATCTTTCTCTCTGCCCTGCATTTTGACCCCTCCCCAGTTTACTAAGCATGGATTCTCACCCTCTCACTGTGTGGGAGCTGGGAAGGGAAAAAGTGTTGGTGTTAGGAAAGTTTTTGTTTGACTGGTCCTGTCATAAGATGGTGTCGCCCTTTCTGGGGCTGGTGGATGTTTACAACTTAATCATCTCTCTCATGGGCTGCTTTGGTAGAGTCGTTGGCGTCATTCCTCGAAATATTCAACGTAACTcctgtgagtttttaaaaaatgcatttcccCTGGCTTTCAACCGCCCATCATCCTGTCGTTTTGACAGGCCACTGCATACACATACGCTGTTGGGGTCCACTGGGCAGGATTGGAAATCCTCCAGTCAGCTCTCTGGGATCTGGTCTATGTAAAGAATTCTATGTTCTTGGCCAAAATCATCTCTAGAAGTATAGATCCCTCCCAAAGTAATGGCAGttctcctccaccccacccccagtgcAGCTGGCTGGCCTGTTCCTTGTCTCCAGATTTCCTGGGTGTGAGTCAGATGCTGATGCGTCGTGCTTCTTTAACTCTGGTGACTCCTACTGAGCTCTCAGGTGGTGCCACTGGCATCACTCTCATCAGGCTTAAGGTGAGAAGCAGGCACCCCTGAATACCAGTAGCCCTCTACAAAGAACTTTTCAAATACCTCCTTAATTTTATCAATCAATCCAATCCCTTTGTCCCCCTTATAAGTGAGGGGTCTCAACCcgttctctctcctcctctcctcctcatgGCTGAGGAGAGCCAAGTCCTGTGGATTATCAGGAGTCAGGAAACTTCTTCTGTAAaggataaaaaagtaaatattttaggatttgtgGGCTatacagtctctgttgcaactattcaactctcatagtagtgcaaaagcagccacagacgaTGCATAAAAAAATGAGCCTGGCTGTGTTCCAGTGACACTCTATTTACAAAACAGGCGGTGGGCCAGGTTTGTCCTGCAGGTCCTTGTCCGAGTCCTGGATTAGGTCAGAGACTAGCAAAAGAAGAATGGTGACCCTAACTACTCTGGGGATTTACCTGGGAAGAAGTGGACAAAAACCTCAGTGAAGTTTTTTACAGTCCGTAGGCTAGAAAGGACCAGAAACTGCTTTGTTCAGGAGATATGAAGCCTTTAGAATTTTAGCTCTGGAATCTGGAGAACATCTCAGGAACTCAAGCTGGAAAGGGACCATCTTCTGAAATAGCAGATTATGATGCTGAACAAAAGGAGGAGGAGTAAAGCAGCCAGGGAAGAAAACAGAGAGGCACATTCAAGGGCATCGGTCATTGCCCAATGTCACACTAGGCATCACCAGAGCAGGCATCTGTGGGTCACTTTTGTGCCGCTGTGCCTTCCAACAAACTGACCCACCTGCCTGGATGCTACTCTCACTTCCACCCTCTGCTTCATGAAAAACTGTTCTAACACTAGTTCAAATGAGTAGCAAATGCTTTATCTCTCAAGCCTTAACCAAGCATGCCCAACTGTCTTccaatatccagcatctacatcTTGTTGCCCCAGGAATGTTCTCCAAAGCTGGGAAGGCCTCCTGCCCTAGTGAGGCCAGCAGAAAGTGCTGGGGATTAACATTCCCCAGGAGCAATCCTCAGCCAATGACTGACAGGAGTGAATTATAAATACCCCAACTCCCTCACCTCTCAAATCAGGAGAAGTGTGTTGTACTGTCTCCCAGAGTTCCCTAGTGGCTTTAACTCCAGTCACCCCCGGTGAAAAATGGCTGGATAATGTACCCTTGTTCGcatcttctcctccctccctatTTTACTTCCTCACTTCCCTACTGGAGTTTCCTGCACTTTGCAAATAAACTTTTTGCTCTCAAATCCTTGCTCAGGGTCTGTGCCTGGAGGAACCCCATATAAGCAGAAAGACACCTTCTCTGTGCACCTTTCTTCAATGTCTCCATCCTACTCTCTGCAGCAGTGTCTTTCAGGCACCCGTCATGTTTCATTACAGCCACAGGAATCAGGTGGGTCTCTTCCACTGAACGGTGAGTGAGTGTTCTAGAAATGGATCTTGTTCATTTTGCATCACCAGCATTTTCCCTATTGTGCAGTGTTCAGGGCATGTGTTTGAGGGCTACAGGGTGCTGGATGCATAGGTAGGGGAGGGGTCAAGAGGCAGGTTTGAAGGTGCTAGTGCTGCACCACTACCAATGtggccatttaaatttaaatccaaagtaatttaaattgaataaaatttaaaaattcagtgccTTAGCCACctaagccacatttcaagtgctcaagcGCTCAATAGCTGCATGTGGCGatcatattggacagtgcagatacagaacatttctctCAGTGTATTTCTATAGTTCTTGAACAGAGCTGGGCTGGGGAACAAAGCAGCACACACCAATTCATGATTTGGTTATGTGAAGTTTGAGAGAGTCAAAAAGCTCCTAAAAGCTTTCAAGGGTAAGAGGAGTATGGTATGAACAAGCATCTCTATCCTGCACTTGTGGTTACCTAAGGGCAGGTGCAACTTCATAATGCAAGGGCGAAACAGTGATATATAGTTCAgtttttaaatgattgttttatttacattttggcTGAACCACAAAAAAGAGAAGTACTTCAAAGTGTCCTAGCCAAATTGAGATTCGTGTTGCGTGGTTTAGAGTGTTCCAGAGTTCACATCCTGTGTCGGCCATGCAGAGCTCTCAGATAGGCATGACGGTGACAAAAGGCCAGGCCACTCACTAGAGGGTGAGGATGGATGGAATCATGGCCAAGAGAATGCACTCCCTTTCTCCAAGCATTGGATTGGGAAGTAAAAAATGTCTTCTGGTCTTCACGTGGAACTTTCATCTGGGTTGAATTCAAGCATTGGTAATTCCTTTATAAGGCATGGTCATGAACTCTGGCGGTGGAGGACAAGAGCAGTGTCCAATTCAGTCTGATGGTGAGCCCCCTGCAGGCAGCATCCAAATTGAGATTGAATTGGACATCCCCAGGGAGCTCACTGTCAGACTGAATTGGACACCTGTGGGTGTGCCCTTGTTTGTTTCTTCAGAACTTAGCTAAGAACATGGTGGATGCTcagcaaatgtttgctgaatggtAAATGACCAAATGAACGAACAAAACCTGAGTACCCTTTAGTGAACAGTGggaaccatgcctggcctcacgaCAAGTGGAGGTAATGCTGTGGGCTTGTCCACCActcctctcctccttttttttttttaatcatatattttgTAAACTTAGAGCCTCCAGCGCCTAACATTTTAGCAAGATTAGAATCTACTTGGGCCACAGAGGGGCCTTAGAGATGATTTAATCCAACTTTTTTATTATATGGATGAGGAAATTGGGGCCAAAAGAGGCCAAATAATTTGTGCCAGGTCACAGGATTAATTCATGGCAGGAAGCTTCTAATCTCCTTATGGCTGGTAGGACGTATGCCTACTTCTGAATATCTACATAGCAGCctagccttttattttttatatcattctaaggttgtatttattttttgaatgagcAGTATGTCCCCGTGATTGAAAATCCAGAAGGCACAAAAAGTCATGCTTCTTTTCCTGTTCTCCAGCCACCCCATATTGGTATTGGTTTCTTTTGTATCCTTAGAGAGATGGTCTATACACCTAAGTACAGAgtaaaacgtgtgtgtgtgtgtgtgtgtgtgtgtgtgtgtttaagcaTATGATACACTCTGCTttgcccttttattttattttatttttttaaaatttttttacaacGTCTCgttcttgtcactcaggctgaagtgcagtggtgccatctcggctcactgcaaccttgcctcccaggttcaagtgattctcctgcctcagcctcctgactagctgggattacaggtacctgccaacacacccggctaatttttgtactttagtaaagacagggttttgccatgttggccaggatggtctctatctcctgaccttgtgatccacctgccttggcctcccaaagtgctgggattacaggtatgagccaccatacccagccttgcCCTTTGATTTTTGCACTCAGCCATATATCACTCCTAGTGCTTTAATTTATCCTTCATGCTATCTCTTGGTCAAATTCTCCTGAGTGCTCCTGGAACCTCTCTTACCAGCTGCTGATCTTTCCTTGCCTCCAAACTTGCACTCACCTCCTAACTTCCCTCCTGCATGGTTCTGAGGCCTCCACTCCATGCTCTATGTGTTACCAGATGTATCTTCCTACATTGTTTTTCTCTCCTGCTCTAAACCCTTCCATAGCTCCCCTTGTGTGAAATTCATGGCCCACCCTACCCTGTCCATGCCACCCTCCTGTCCACAAATGTGCAtaccctcctctctcccctttgGATGGGGCATTCCCTTGGGTTAAAGGTGCCTTCTCCCAAATCCTCTCCCTTTCTAAatcctgcctttctttcagaaaaCTGCTCAAAATCTACTTCCTCCATGAAATCTTCCTCCCCTCAGTTTCCCACAAGGAGTCGTTTTTCCCTTCCTGGGCCAGGCATAGCATTGAGTGTCTACCTCTTTGCACCAGAGTTGTTTGTTTCCATCTTATACCCctactagactgaaggtttcatAGGGGCAGGGATTGTGCTTGTCTTACACATTTTTGCATCTTTCACTGAAGCAGTGTTTGTGCACCCTGTCCGGATCACCTAACAGACAGCTGTTGGATGGACAGCTGGCAAGGCTCACAGTGCACAGTCATATGATCTCTACTGAGAGGCATAAGTTAATCAGAAGCTTAGAACTTACTTCCCCTAGAAGCCATAACTAGGCAGAACCAAAGGGAATGGAGACCTGGGCCATTCCtacttttttgggggggataCTTTTACATCATAAGTTGCATGTTTTCCTCCTTAGGATGTAGCTCACACAAAGTCATACTCATCTTTGTATCTACCATAGCTTCTAGGGCAGGGTATTAAATATAGGCACTCAAGAAAAGctcaactaaataaaaatgatggaGTAGAAAGACCCACTAAACCGATTGGTTTACGATGAACTGACATACATATGCTGTCCTGGGTGGTGATTGTTTTTGGCAGAGCCTAGATCACAAGGGTATTTTACATTTCCTTCTGACACTAAAATCTGCAATTTCAAGGATGGCTCTGGAATGTCCAGACATTTTAGCTGGGGCAGTTGTTCTAAAAGCGTGGTTCCAGGACCAGCATAATCAGCATCACCTGAAAACTTGCTAGTGATGCTAAGCACATTCTTGTGTCTCATTCTAGATCCGCTGAATCAGGAACTCTTGGGTGGGGCCCAGCCATCCACGTTTTCACACAACTTCCAGGTGCTTCTGATGACAAGTTTGAGAGCCACTGAGCTACAGGTGCCGAGAGTCCCTGCAAGCCCAACACCTCCCCGCTCCATACCCGGGCTACTTCATATGTACAGGAGGCCCCTGGCCTCCTCTACAATGTAAGATTGGCATTAAGAGGACAGTGCACACTTCTCAGGGCTCTGTGAGTCACCCATGGGAAATTTTGTCATTCAGTGTGAACAGGAAATCAACAAACTACAAAGAATATTTAGAACAGGAATGGCATGCCATTATGTTGCTTACGATTATTTATTCACACTGAAAAAACAAGCCTTTCATTAAGCAGGGAAAGAACTAGgcacattagaaaataaaatagttaacttATAGTATtgtgtgaaaatgttttatttatatcaataGCTGGCTGAAGTTAacgtataaaatacaaaatttttaccTTTTTGTAGCGGCATATAGTAACTATCTAACATTCAGGTGCATTAAAATGTAGGTAACTCTTCAGAGAAGCAAAGCTCTGCTTTTTAGGGTTGATTATGAGTACACTGCTCAGCCCCTGGCCTGTGGTAATGACCTTAGGGTACGTGCATCTACTGCTACTGCTGTGTGTATATTTCAGTGTCTTCAAGAGCTTCAGTGTTGCACTGGAAGTTTGAAGGACTGTTCGAGAGGTGAGTGTGGAAGGCTTAATGTGTTTGCTTCATCTGCTTGGTCCTTCCTCTTTAGGCAATTTTCTGCATCTGACCTAAAACACAATAGAGAGTTCCGGCTCTGCTGTGGATGGAGAGACAGAGCTGGTTCTTTCCAGCTTCTCACTAGGAAGGAATGGGATGTATCTGCCCAGGTGCATGAACATGTGCCTGTGGAAGAAGTGGCGCAGGTACTTCCGGAACCTCTCTCCAACAAAGGCGTAGATCACCGGGTTCACGCAGCAGTGGGAGTAGGCGATCACCTCTGTCACCAGCAAGACCAGGTCCAGATGCTTGCTCCGCTCACAGTCATTTCCAAATAAGATGGATTGATAGGAAGAGAGAAGGATAGCCACATTGTAGGGTgtccagaaaatgaaaaacaccGCCATGATGACAAAAATGAGCCGGATGGCCTTGTACTTTTTTTTACTGGGGCACCTCAGCAGCGTTTTGATGATTCCTGTGTAGCAGATGGCCATAACGAGCAGAGGGAGAACAAGACAGAAGATGGTCATTCTCAGAGTGTGGAAATGCCTCCAGCTATATACTGTATCCTCTGGGTAAACAGCACTGCAAAAAGTCTCTTCAAACAACTCTTCA is a window encoding:
- the CCR3 gene encoding C-C chemokine receptor type 3 isoform X1 — translated: MTTSLDTVETFGTTSYYDDVGLLCEKADTIALMAQFVPLLYSLVFIVGLLGNVVVVMILIKYRRLRIMTNIYLLNLAISDLLFLFTLPFWIHYVRGHNWVFGHGMCKLLSGFYHTGLYSEIFFIILLTIDRYLAIVHAVFALRTRTVTFGVITSIVTWGLAVLAALPEFIFYEIEELFEETFCSAVYPEDTVYSWRHFHTLRMTIFCLVLPLLVMAICYTGIIKTLLRCPSKKKYKAIRLIFVIMAVFFIFWTPYNVAILLSSYQSILFGNDCERSKHLDLVLLVTEVIAYSHCCVNPVIYAFVGERFRKYLRHFFHRHMFMHLGRYIPFLPSEKLERTSSVSPSTAEPELSIVF